The genomic stretch GTGAGAAATGAACCTAACTATATTAGAACTGTACAGCATAACGACACCAAAGGAGGTGGGGGAAAAAGAGAAGCTGGcctaagtaacttcagcaaatgGTGTTTTAACTAGAAGTTATAAGGATAAAGACAAAAAGACACTACTTAAAATTGCACTctaggccgagtgcagtggctcacgcctataatcctagaaaatatgtatattatttaatatatatattatttaactaTATATGGAATTCCACAaagggaaaaaattgaaaagatacCACATTTAGAAAAGAATGGCATGAGTTGATACAGGATTCCACAAAAGCTTACTTCGGCAATAATTACATATAGAAAAAGAGACTGAATTAGATATGATTCATCTCAACCTCAACATGAACAATGAGATGAAAGGtaagggaggccgaggcaggtggatcacttgaagtcaggagttcgagaccagcctgcccaacatggcgaaactccatctctactaaaaatacaaaaaaattagccgggcatggtggtagacacctgtaatgccaggtactcgggaggctgaggtaggagaattgctagaaccctagaggcagaggttgcagtgagctgagattgcgccattgcactacagcctgggtgacagagtgagactctgtctcaaagagaaaaaaaaaattgcactctAATTGGTTAATATATTTCTCACAGGGGTATGAATTAACAATTACGAAACTGTTTTACATGTTTACTGGGACAGAACAAGTAAGTAGGTGAATAGTGAATAGTAGGAACTAAGTTCCTCACTGTCTGAGAGGGAAGTTACAGATGAAAAAAGGATAGAATAAATCCTGGAGTACTAGATTAGAGTTGGAGATATCAACGTCCAGTTGGCAATAtgcaaacaaagaaataagacagaaaatgtcACAGACAAGACTAAAAACACATTACATTTAAACATAATACAGTACCTTGGATTGGATACTgggacagaaagaaaacattaatagaAGATTCCAAATAAAGTTTAGTTAACAGTAATATACTACTACCAATACTTGGTAAACTCCAAATAAAGTCTAGtgtttatggccaggcacagtggctcatgcctataatcccagccctctgggaggctgaggcgggtggattacttgaggtcaggagtttgaaaccagcatggccaacatggtgaaaccccatcttaacaaaaattagccgggcatggtggtagatgctctgtagtcccagctacttgggaggctgaggcgggagaaatgcttgaaccctggaggcagaggctgcagtgagccgagatggtgccactgcactccagcctgagcaacacagcaaaactccatctcaaaaaaaaaaaaaaaaaaaaaaaaaaattatataccaataccagtttcttagttttgacaaaggtATTATAACATAAGATGTTAAGAATTGAGGTAACAGGGTAAGAGATACACTGCTATTCTCTGTActttaacttttctgtaaatctaaaattatggCAAAATAAACAGTCTATTAAAAGAAAAGACCAAAGTTAAAACAGCGACTGATTTGAGGAAAATAGTAAGTTGAGAGTGagctaaaaaaacaaactttaactTTGCACTGAAAAATAATTAGAGCTCTTCCTCTAGAAATAAGACCAAGGCAGGTGACAGTCTGAGCTGCtatgggtaagttacttaacccaagtccatttcctcatctataaatgggCATATCAGGACCTACAGTAGTTGGGAGAATTAAATGATACACTGTAGTTATTAAGTAATAAActtttggtctttttatataacTTTCATGATTTCTGCCATATCCTTATaccattgtatcatttttattcactatttttctttaaattgacttAGACAATGTactaaaatatatcttattttttttgagacggagtctcgctctgtcacccaggctggagtgcagtggcgcgatcttcgctcactgcaagctctgcctcccgggttcacgccattctcctgcctcagcctcccgagtagctgggactacaggcacccgccaccacgcccagctaatttttttgtatttttagtacagacagggtttcaccgtgttcaccaggatggtaaaatatatttcaaaagaaaaatttataactATTGTAAGTAGATGgcattgtttttctgttgtaTGTTCTATTGTACCAGTGCTTTGAGCACAATCTATGAAAAACATAACGTATACTAAATACTTAGCACTGCCTGATATATATtcagcactcagtaaatattagttattagCATCACATCTCAGAATCATAAACAGCTTTATGTATTCATAATTTAGTAAGCTATTTAATTGAACACTGACAGCATAAATTAGGAATAGGATTTCAGAACTGACAGgaatttaaatattaactttaacTCTTTAGAGATCTCTTCCTAGATCATACAGCTAATTAGCAGTAAACCTAGACAAAAATCTCATGGTTCCTGATGCTTAATTTCAGTGTCATTTATAAGACTTGGTAAGTTCTGCTCACAACTGGGCTTTGATCACAAATACACATAATAGTTTAACTTACATTGTTTTGGGTGAAAGATAGAGTAGGTATGATTTTTTAACGAGAACACTCAACTCTAGAGAGCTTAAGTAACTTGGCCACAGCCATAGACCAATTAAGCCTAATATTTTGTCTACAATTTTAACCTAGgatcttgtttcttgtttttcaaaatgcaaTGCACTGCTTTACTACAGAAAACAGTgtcacagagataaaaaccaagaTACTAACTACAGGCACActactgaagaaagaaagatccaaaaattattataagaattattattatataacatatgtaaTAAAGCATTAAGTAGTTAAATTCATGCTAGTTTTCTCTTACTTGTCTTATTCTCACCAAGAGAATCCTCTGAAggaaaattctcatttttatcaACTTTATGTTCCTTTGACGAAACTCTGTCATCTGATGAATCCTgaaaataggttaaaaaaaaaaaaggaacaaatctaatttttaactgttttctaGTGAATGAATCCCAGatctatttctaaaacaaaatatttggttTATTATGAATTACATTTCATAATGTGATTTTCAATCGTCAAACTATTTTTAGGAAAACTTCCCCTGTATTCACCACATgtacattatcttttaaaagccAGAGTATGgcaggatgcggtggctcatgcctgtaatcccagcactttgggagaccgaggtgggtggatcacgaggtcaagggattgagaccatcctggctaacacagtgaaaccgtctctactaaaaatacaaaaattagctgggcttggtggcacacacctgtagtcccagctacttggtaggctgaggcaggagaatcgcttgaacccaggaggcggaggttgcaacgagccaagatcatgccactgcactccagcctggcgacagagcaagactccatctcaaaagaaaaaaaagccagagtACACATGTTGTAATGTCATCCTCTCAAAAACGTGTTATACTTCCTGATAGAGACGGCAGAATTATTACAGACCATCACTTCCATAATGAAATGCACAAAAAAGTCagtaaaaatggcaaaaatttcCCCAGCAGCCACCAAACTGGAAACGGACAACTTTTTGccatgaacttttaaaatgagcAGCTAAGGAAAGAATAACTTTCTAGAGTCACTGGAGAGTAGCAGGAATGTGGGAAACGCAAAGTAGAAAAAATCCTGACAGATCTCCCTCATACTAATTTGGGAATTACTAGGGAATATAGGGAATATACGgcttggggaaaaaggaaaaacctcTTGGTTAAAGTACAACTTCTACTACTCAAAACCATAATATCCCAGCAGAGGTGGGATAACCCATCAGTTTAACACTTTTCAGGGCTCCATGAGTTGGGGAAAGGGCATCCTCATGAAAATCAGATTcaccagccgggcatggtggctcacacctgtaatctcagcactttgggagaccaaggcaggtggatcacgaagtcaggagttcaagaccagcctggccgagagggtgaaaccccatctctactaaaaatacaaaaattagccaggcatgtaggcaggtgcctgtaatcccagctacttggcaggctgaggtgaagaattgcttgaacccgggaggcacatgttgcagtgagccgtctcaaaataaaaaaacaggccaggcacggtggctcaagcccataatcccagcactttgggaggccgagacgggcagatcacgaagtcaggagattgagaccatcctggctaacacagtgaaaccccgtctctactaaaaaatacaaaaaactagccgggtgtggtggcgcgcacctgtagtcccagctactcgggtggctgaggcaggagaatggcgtgaacctgggagggtgagcttgcagtgagctgagatccggccacagcactccagcctgggtgacagagcaagactctgtctcaaaaaataaaataaaataaaaataaaaataaaaaaaacagaaaatcagattCGCCCTTAGCTAGGAGAGGTGAATTCTAGACATGGGTATTTATCAGTATCCTGAGAGAGCATAGCCCCTTTCcacaaatttaaaatgacaaaagcCCAACCTCCCAAACTACTGAAAACTAACTCAATACCAAAACCGTCAAGTGaagctaagaaaatgaaaataagacagaaaagagaattaCAGAATTCTCTGTTACACTGCTTACAGAGAACTCATCAGGTCACCATTCATTTGGTACACCACCAGGCTGTaccaaatcatcatcatcatcatcatcaggaGATGCATGGGGAAACTGCAGATTCTTCCTTTGTTTTACTGGATTGAGACAATTTTAGCTTGAGTTATGCCCCAAACTTTCAAAAAACgtaattttcatataaatgtataggtataaagcacagtttaataaattttgataaagCTTACTCTTGTAATCAAAATCCCTATCAAGACACAGAAGTGTTTTGTTgatataaacagaaaatgaattagTAAAATTAGACTGTCATGGCTTAGCCAGCAAGAGCCTATCGCATTTAACAATCTACTTGGCCATATCtgataaacaggaaaaaaaaaatatttacagtgaGGACTAAAAACTTAAATGCCTTACAAGGGCAGCAGTAAGTAAAATTATCAAAACTAAACTGATCTAAATAGATATACACTGACTTAGAGAAATGAAGAGCCCGTATTTGTCAAATGGTATGATACTCAGCCTGATATTCAGCTGATTATTGCCATGTAGAAATGAAGGCTCAGCTTTCAATATTTCATGAGACACCAGAAAtttcttgtatatatatattttgtatatataattttggctccaattttaaaattatgtaggCCAAGCAAAACATTTATGGGCAAGATTTGGTTTACTGGCCACCAGTTTATAATCTTTGCCACTGAGGTTTGAAATTTAGGTGATTACAAGAGATATGAACTGGGGTTGAATTTGAGAGAAGTGAGTGAGGAAGGCAATGATGAGAGGTGGGTTAGGAAAGACATGACTATAAGCCTGAGTGTACTGGGTATCACATAAGCCTACCATTTCTCCAGCTACAAGGGTTGTGATGTATATAAACAAGCCACCACAGACATGGAAGCCCTGATCTGGGAGACAACCTTTCTTAAGGCTGCTTCAGTGGCTTTCTGCCCCTAGCTGCCCCACAGAACCCAACTTTTTTTCTGATGAAGGTTATAGACAGGAGATCAGCAatagaagttctagaccagcatggtctaatatggtagccaccagcTACATGTACCTATTGAGAACTTAAAATGGGGCCGGGCCAGGTGCACtggttcacacccataatcccagcaatttgggagggtgaggcaggtggatcactgtaGCCCAgtagtgcgagaccagcctgggcaacatggtgaaatcccagcctctacaaaaaaatgcaagaattagccaggtgaggtggtgtgcacctatagtaccagctacttggtaggattacttgagtctaggaggttaAGGCTGTAGTGGGCAGTatttgtgccactgctctccagcctgggtcacaaagacagaccccatctcaaaataaataaataaataaactccttACAATAACTAAACACTGCTATCTGGCTTTATAAAAGCagtccagaaaataaaattttattcagcTATGTCATACTAAAGTTTTATTATATAGCCATTTTTAAAGTGATATATTTAGCTTTACCTTTATTAATTCCTCTTGATTTTTACTGCTTGCACTTAGTCCAATGTTCAATTTCTCTTCTAGGATCAAGCACTTTggcacttgccttgtctcaaaagCTTTTTTTTCACTGACAGTCTTTACATCAGAATCTTCGATCACTTCTGATTTATTCTTTTGGGTGAGTCCCCGTGACAGCTCATTTTCCAGGGACCATTTTCTAAGAGAGGATTTTTTTCTACTAACAAAAAATGCTGCTCCACTCTGGAGTGTaacttgtggttttattttttggcttagAACCCGAGGAGCACTGGGATTATTTTCAGCTGaatgacaattattttctttctccataattGGCTTATAGATTACTCGATTTTGCTTGGGATTTCTAGAATTCCTTGATACAGGCTTGACGTGTCTATACCTTGGTTGATACTTAGCAGTTAAACTCTtctgtggttttttgttgttcttcttgGAACAGACTGGTTTTACCTGCATTTTTTCTGTCACAATGGGAAAAGATATATCTTCATCATTAGTTTTTAGACAAGTAGATCTACTCTCTTTTATTAGCTTTCTCTCCAGTGGATTGAGGTACCACTTATTTTGGTTGTAAAAAGATACAGTGGACACAGAAGATTTAAATTGTGAGCCTTGATTTGCTGATGGCAGTCTATTTATTTCAGTTGTTTTGAGTGCACTTAAAACAAAATGCCCTTGTTGAGAGCAATGcaggttttcttcatttttatcactgttttgaTTAAAACAGTGCTTTTTATTAGGTGATGGAAACAGATTTTCAGTGAAGTGTAAAaggctataaaaaaaaaagtccattaagATTATTTTGTGTCAAAATTTACATAAATCTACTGCTAATAAGCTCTACTTATAGGTCATATTAATACATGTACCCCCAAACATACACACAATTTTCTATTAGTTTAACAGGATTCTCAAATTGTCTTTatcaaataaaacattcaaatatcTTCCCAAAGAGCCCAATGTTCATGAAAACAAATACCATACACAAAGAAGCTTTGCTAGACATATACGCAtgtgttttaaaatctatttctatGTGTTGGCCATATATAAATGATAGCTCATATATTTTGCTCTATTGTCTGTAAGTCCCCTATAATATTTGTCTGTAATGAACTGACCCCCTGGGGCTTTTCCTAGGTAGACTAATTAATATCTGAGTACACAAACTTTCTAGAATTGTTTCCAGACAAGCATCAACTGTATGCAAGAcactatgtaaaatattatagGGGAATAGAAAGGAACAAGGTAATAGCCAATCTGGTATATTTCTTAGCCATAGAAAATAGCTTTCTTCAATGGGCTGCTtctatgtcaaaagaaaaaaacaaaaaccaaaaaaacagccTTCTTTGATTCCCTTGAAAAGGACTAAATAATTCGTTATGAAAACTTAATGTATTTCCTAGCTAGAATTAGAATATAGGTTATCAGGTTATCACTGTAGCCACAAGGAGTAGGCTAGTGGAAgaacaaaaattttagaaaataggaGAGAACAAGAGAGACAAGGTGGATTTTTCTGAGAGTTTCTATTCGTAGGCTGAGCTTCACCTGTCACAGTTCAAAGAATCCTGTTTCCTCTTCCTTGGAGTAACAGCTgccattttctttattgaattcCTAAAAGAAATGACAATAACCACattcatcaaaatattaaaagtcgCTTTATCAAAATTACACCCCCTTTAATTAGTCTATTTCACACCAAGTTAAAACCCTATTTTCCGGGAGGCCTTCCTCGCCACTGCTCTCCTTCCACCCCTCCCAGGGTTACACGCGCTTGTTCTGCTTCCATGGCACCCTATATTTCCCTAATAGTCCATTTAAgacattttcttcttgtttccccATCTCAACAGCCTTCAATGAAGGCAGAGGCCGTTTGTAACTTTTCATCAGAGCCCAGCAAGAAAATGGGTGAAGCACAGTCCTCTGCCATTTTCCTAGCTGAGGAGCCTGGAGCAAGCCGTTTGCTTCCCTTTTTATAAAAATCTCTTAAAGTCGTGAGGCTGCTGAAAACAAATGCAAGAATGCACGAGCAGGCGGCTATGTGGCTCGTCAGAGTtcatttccttccccttccctggcATCAGGGAAATTCTCCCCAAAGCAGCACACAAGCGTTATTTCAAAGCCATTAATAAATGAACTGAAATGCCAGGGTCTCTGGGAATTCAGGTCGAGCTGCGGCTTAAGGAATGGCCCCTCTGCGGCTAAGCGAGGAAAGGTAGGAGAGGAAAGCGTCCCAACCCTGAACCCGGTCagggaaacaaacaaaccctaAACCCAAAACAAGGAAACGCCGACGTCGGGAAGATGGAAACCCGGCGCCTGTGAGCGTGGAGAACGGGTTAGTGGCTTCTTCGGTCTCGGGGTCGCGGACCTGCCGAGCGCCAAGCAAAAGCTCTTTTCCTGTGACATTCGTCCCCACGTCCCACAAGGTCTCCccctcgcctcagccttccacagcTCTGCCTCGGCCTACTTCAGAGGTTACCTGCGCCTCAGAACCCAGCAAACTCTCCTCAGCCCAGCCAGCTGCTCCGTGAGCGTCTTCAAATTATCGCGCGCCAGGCTAGGAGGAAGACCGCTGCGTTCCGATTGGCCACGGCTCAACGCTTCCAGGGACTGGCTCGGTGATTGGTGGAGCACCAGCCCTTACCCCGCCCACCCTGGTGGCTGTTTCCAAGATTCTCGCGCCCTGGTGAGGTGAAAAGCTCTGAGGGAAACCACGCCACCCACAATTCCCTGCAGCAACGCCGGGCTCCGTTCCCGGTGCCTTGTTTAGGTGCATTCTGGGAATTGTAGTTCTCGGCCCGGTTGACGTCGATGTACATTCTGGGGTCACTTGGGGTAAGAAATTTTTGTAAAATGGCCTCTCCAAcgtggcgacagagcaagactccgtctcgaaaataaataaataaataaataaataaataaatacataaaggccTCTCCAAGATTCTGAATGCacttatttttcacatttgaagctagtttcactttttaaatcagTAACTTTAGGTTTctattcactattttatttttaaaattaaaatataaaacttaacacctgctatgtgccagatgctttacatgttttgtttcttttacttctcACCACAATCCATAAGGTATTAATATCTATtgccattcccattttacaagtaATACAACTGAGAACCCCAAAACAATTGCTATTTACAGAACAGAGCTAAATTTTTACTTTGGAAAACCAGAAAGTTCCTAAAACGGTTATTGTTAGCTATTGTTACTATCTTTGTGTCACTAGCTCCTGGTACAGTGTTTCTGGCACATTTTTAGTTTCAAATAAGTTTAgggttttatgtttattttttcaaatttaattttcacaaatttgcatgtcatccttgagCAGGGGCCATGTTAATGTTCTCCGtattattccaattttagtatacaTGCTGTCAAAGCGAGCACGTAAATAAATTTCCTTAAGTGATGCCCTCAATGTCATAGAATGAAGTCAGTGAGAGTGATTTAAGAGTATCAGTTTAAAAGGAAAGGCTGAggcaaaaaaataagaatgttgaGTTTGCTTGAGTTAAAGCGGAGACAGCTGCCCAGAAGATTCCACCCCCCCCCGaccccccaccctccaccagTAGCTTTGGATATGAGCTCTGTCCGGCCTTTGCTACAAGCAGGTTTTTAAAGACGAAAAAAGAGGACAGGAAGTGGGCTGATACACAACTGTCAAGCATTCTCATTTATAGAAACTACATGCATCAGCGATTGGCTAGACATTGTTAAGCTGTAGGGTGTGGGTCATAGTGTCTTGTGTGACAGTGGTAGGTTAGTAGGTAGCTACTTGTGGCAGAAGCAGGTAGTTTCAGGAGATGAATATATAGCTCAAGGAGATAGTAGAACATGATGGGGTCTCATTTTAATACCTCTCCAGACCTAGTAATTTAAAAGGACtcacattcctcagataaaagtgCTTTCTCAAGAGAAATAATCAGGGCAAAACTAAGTGCTGCAGGAGCCTTACATGAGTATGATTATTCCTACTTTACAGCAGGAGTACCTCTGAGGTTCAGAGGTTTGGGATGGCAGGCCTTCGATTTAAGCCAGAACACAGTCCAATCCCCAAGAGGTATATTGTCCCG from Rhinopithecus roxellana isolate Shanxi Qingling chromosome 9, ASM756505v1, whole genome shotgun sequence encodes the following:
- the LOC104673941 gene encoding N-acetyltransferase ESCO2, producing MAAVTPRKRKQDSLNCDSLLHFTENLFPSPNKKHCFNQNSDKNEENLHCSQQGHFVLSALKTTEINRLPSANQGSQFKSSVSTVSFYNQNKWYLNPLERKLIKESRSTCLKTNDEDISFPIVTEKMQVKPVCSKKNNKKPQKSLTAKYQPRYRHVKPVSRNSRNPKQNRVIYKPIMEKENNCHSAENNPSAPRVLSQKIKPQVTLQSGAAFFVSRKKSSLRKWSLENELSRGLTQKNKSEVIEDSDVKTVSEKKAFETRQVPKCLILEEKLNIGLSASSKNQEELIKDSSDDRVSSKEHKVDKNENFPSEDSLGENKTISPKSTVYPIFSASSVNSKRSLGEEQLSVGSINFLKQTNIQKNANARDTSKKTKDQLIIDAGQKHFGATMCKSCGMIYTASNPEDEMQHVQHHHRFLEGIKYVGWKKERVVAEFWDGKIVLVLPHDPSFAIKKVEDVQELVDNELGFQQVVPKCPNKIKTFLFISDEKRVVGCLIAEPIKQAFRVLSEPAGPGSPTSTECSRAWQCSDVPEPAVCGISRIWVFRLKRRKRIARRLVDTLRNCFMFGCFLSTDEIAFSDPTPDGKLFATKYCNTPNFLVYNFNS